Proteins encoded within one genomic window of Hyalangium ruber:
- a CDS encoding fatty acid desaturase family protein, with amino-acid sequence MPVVALSMYANPGLIPWLSPLACYLALSAGVIAHNHNHCPTFRNRKANDVFGMWLSIFYGYPTFAWIPTHNLNHHKYVNKAGDATITWRYTNKHNWWVASTYFYVSSYFQSDPIKAFIRKARTNNPALFRQIVTQYVVWAGTHLALLGLAMVLHGPWAGAKVWLFAFALPAFFALWTIMFFNYIQHVHTDPWSEHNHSRSFTGTLINFFLFNNALHAAHHEMPGAHWSTLREAHARIDAEIHPDLKPRYFFPWCFSNYVLALVAPRFGTQQIGRAPFTPPSGEKAEVAFGDELEAVESGVNAARI; translated from the coding sequence ATGCCTGTGGTGGCCCTGTCCATGTACGCCAACCCCGGGTTGATCCCCTGGTTGAGCCCGCTGGCGTGTTACCTGGCGCTGTCCGCCGGGGTCATCGCCCACAACCACAACCACTGCCCCACCTTCCGCAACCGCAAGGCGAACGACGTCTTCGGCATGTGGCTGTCGATCTTCTACGGCTACCCGACGTTCGCGTGGATCCCCACGCACAACCTGAATCACCACAAGTACGTGAACAAGGCGGGGGACGCCACCATCACCTGGCGCTACACCAACAAGCACAACTGGTGGGTCGCCTCCACGTACTTCTACGTCTCCTCGTACTTCCAGAGCGATCCGATCAAGGCCTTCATCCGCAAGGCGCGCACCAACAACCCCGCGCTGTTCCGGCAGATCGTCACCCAGTACGTGGTGTGGGCCGGCACGCACCTGGCGCTGCTGGGGCTGGCGATGGTGCTGCACGGGCCGTGGGCGGGAGCCAAGGTGTGGCTGTTCGCCTTCGCGCTGCCGGCCTTCTTCGCGCTGTGGACGATCATGTTCTTCAACTACATCCAGCATGTCCACACGGACCCCTGGAGCGAGCACAACCACAGCCGCAGCTTCACCGGCACGCTGATCAACTTCTTCCTGTTCAACAACGCGCTCCACGCGGCGCACCATGAGATGCCGGGAGCGCACTGGAGCACCCTGCGCGAGGCGCACGCGCGCATCGACGCGGAGATCCACCCCGACCTCAAGCCGCGTTACTTCTTCCCCTGGTGCTTCAGCAACTACGTGCTGGCGCTCGTCGCCCCGCGCTTCGGCACGCAGCAGATCGGCCGCGCCCCGTTCACTCCTCCCTCGGGGGAGAAGGCCGAGGTGGCGTTCGGGGACGAGCTGGAAGCGGTGGAGTCGGGCGTCAACGCCGCGCGCATCTAG
- a CDS encoding cold-shock protein gives MATGVVKWFNDAKGFGFITQDGGGEDVFVHHTAIQADGFRSLQEGQRVQFDVGRGPKGLQAQNVRPI, from the coding sequence ATGGCAACGGGTGTCGTGAAGTGGTTCAACGATGCGAAGGGCTTCGGTTTCATCACGCAGGACGGCGGTGGCGAGGACGTGTTCGTCCACCACACTGCGATCCAGGCCGACGGTTTCCGCAGCCTGCAGGAGGGCCAGCGGGTACAGTTCGATGTGGGCCGTGGGCCCAAGGGCCTGCAGGCGCAGAACGTTCGTCCTATCTGA
- a CDS encoding FHA domain-containing protein — translation MAILEHRGTRTRSVLLSRHLVGRSSLAHLRLNEPNVSGEHAVLSWDGRRWELHDLGSRNGTTLDGKRLGAGERVAVKRGAVLGFAGAGNLWELVDDSPPVALARPLDGGEPVCAEHELIALPDAEAPEVTVYRDAVGDWVVERDGDTERTADGREVSAGGRSFTLHLPDIVASTWDAESLAPSLERLGLRFSVSRDEEFIAVTVLAEGGRTIDLGARAHHALLLALARARLEDQREAAQAPKGSGHPETRHGWLFLEDLAESLKLDEMHLNVAVYRCRQQLAGAGVTGAARLIERRKPTRQLRLGVSRLEIVSV, via the coding sequence ATGGCCATCCTCGAACACCGCGGGACGCGGACCCGCTCCGTCCTCCTCAGCCGGCACCTGGTGGGCCGCTCGAGCCTCGCCCACCTGCGCCTGAACGAGCCGAACGTCTCCGGGGAGCACGCGGTGCTCAGCTGGGACGGACGGCGGTGGGAGCTGCACGATCTGGGCAGCCGCAATGGCACCACCCTCGACGGCAAGCGCCTGGGGGCCGGTGAGCGCGTGGCGGTGAAGCGCGGCGCGGTCCTGGGCTTCGCGGGGGCTGGCAACCTCTGGGAGCTGGTGGATGACAGCCCGCCGGTGGCCCTCGCCCGGCCCCTGGACGGGGGCGAGCCGGTCTGCGCGGAGCACGAGCTCATCGCCCTGCCGGACGCCGAGGCGCCCGAGGTGACGGTGTACCGCGACGCCGTGGGCGACTGGGTCGTCGAGCGCGACGGAGACACGGAGCGCACCGCGGATGGGCGGGAGGTGAGCGCGGGCGGCCGGAGCTTCACGCTCCACCTGCCCGACATCGTCGCCTCCACCTGGGACGCGGAGTCCCTGGCCCCTTCGCTGGAGCGGCTCGGCCTGCGCTTCTCCGTCAGCCGCGACGAGGAGTTCATCGCGGTGACGGTGCTGGCCGAGGGGGGCCGGACGATCGATCTCGGCGCGCGCGCGCACCACGCCCTGCTGCTCGCGCTGGCGCGGGCGCGGCTCGAGGATCAGCGCGAGGCGGCCCAGGCGCCCAAGGGCTCCGGCCACCCCGAGACCCGCCACGGCTGGCTCTTCCTGGAGGATCTCGCCGAGAGCCTCAAGCTCGACGAGATGCACCTCAACGTGGCGGTGTACCGCTGCCGCCAGCAGCTCGCGGGCGCGGGCGTGACGGGCGCCGCGAGGCTCATCGAGCGCCGCAAGCCGACGCGCCAGCTCCGGCTCGGGGTGAGCCGGCTCGAGATCGTCTCGGTGTAA
- a CDS encoding serine/threonine-protein kinase, giving the protein MPPRFPRRPDGRAAATAPTVDDAAAAQPASGKDTPAECTEGSRREMPPRRLERFVLLEELGVGGMGMVFAAFDERLDRKVAIKVVRPQRRDGEGVAQERLLREAQALARLSHPNVVAVYEAGVLPDGDVFIAMEFVKGGSLRQWQRAPGRSWREILSAYVAAGTGLSAAHQAGIVHRDFKPDNVLVAGDGRVRVLDFGLALATAPAREEVAGAAVALAGAGAGAGSAGVSGTPGYMAPEQFSGGALDARTDQFSFCVSLYEALYGERPFADFAFARAAGEPGEAQRRARPAELHARWLWETIDRGLSPRPEERFPTMEALLEALTRDHGRSRRRLVAVGAITLLVAGTSAASLYLQDLRPRCETSAAELAGVWDEAARQRVRTALLDTRFSYAADAWRAVEARLDQYAERWLAASQDACEATHVRHVQSPELLDRRMECLSARKRSLAAATEVFTTHPARSAERSGAILDGLGDLGVCADSGVLRLGLPPPKETQGLEQLDALRRHLARGEALLAAGELAEASAELGKAEQVETRLAYLPARGEVLLLRGRLELQHGRSAEGEARLRDALEVATESRHDELVADTWLTLARDAGASHRPLEEAREWVRQADAWLRRLGHGDDRRRLDVAHARGNIQMAGGQHREAVETFTQALAEATARRVEEVRLVPLLRGRAIAFAATGEAPKALADYQRALALSLAAWGPGHPDVATTRRALGVLQIERLGQVEQGRREIEQAANIYRAAQGEDAPDVGHCEAALSQAEMFRGDYAAALAHAERADAIFERTLGAEHRRRGETLMAIGVLRFMRKDYAGSLTAYERARGILEANLGAEHIDVGVLVSNIGETLLALGESEAALRNFEQALVILRRGLGPSHPNLAFPLKGVGLAHLDRRHYALAREAFEASLALREKTPGGGDPQELAETRWGLARALGGLGVEPARRRELSTAALETYRTLGPDWADRAREISRSLAAR; this is encoded by the coding sequence ATGCCGCCTCGCTTCCCGCGACGACCCGACGGCCGAGCCGCCGCCACCGCTCCCACCGTCGACGATGCGGCGGCCGCGCAGCCCGCTTCCGGCAAGGACACGCCCGCCGAGTGTACCGAGGGCTCGCGGCGGGAGATGCCTCCTCGCCGGCTCGAGCGCTTCGTGCTGCTCGAGGAGCTTGGGGTGGGCGGCATGGGCATGGTGTTCGCCGCCTTCGACGAGCGGCTCGATCGCAAGGTGGCGATCAAGGTCGTTCGGCCGCAGCGGCGCGATGGGGAAGGGGTGGCTCAGGAGCGACTCCTGCGCGAGGCCCAGGCCCTGGCCCGCCTGTCGCACCCCAACGTGGTCGCGGTCTACGAGGCCGGCGTGCTGCCCGATGGCGACGTATTCATCGCCATGGAGTTCGTCAAAGGCGGCAGCTTGCGACAGTGGCAGCGGGCGCCGGGACGCTCGTGGCGGGAGATCCTGTCGGCCTATGTGGCGGCTGGCACGGGCCTCTCCGCGGCACACCAGGCGGGTATCGTTCACCGTGACTTCAAGCCCGACAACGTCCTGGTCGCCGGGGATGGGCGGGTGCGGGTGCTGGACTTCGGCCTCGCGCTGGCGACGGCGCCCGCGCGCGAGGAGGTAGCGGGCGCGGCGGTGGCCCTGGCGGGGGCAGGGGCAGGGGCGGGCAGTGCCGGTGTGTCGGGTACGCCCGGCTACATGGCTCCGGAGCAGTTCTCGGGTGGGGCGCTCGACGCGCGGACCGACCAGTTCAGTTTCTGCGTCTCGCTCTATGAAGCCCTCTATGGCGAGCGGCCCTTCGCTGACTTCGCCTTCGCTCGCGCGGCTGGCGAGCCTGGAGAGGCCCAGCGCCGGGCACGCCCCGCCGAGCTCCATGCGCGCTGGCTCTGGGAGACGATCGATCGCGGGCTGTCACCGCGACCGGAGGAGCGCTTCCCGACGATGGAGGCGCTCCTCGAGGCGCTGACCCGGGATCATGGCCGGTCGCGTCGCCGCCTCGTCGCGGTGGGGGCGATCACGCTCCTCGTCGCTGGGACGAGCGCTGCTTCGCTCTACCTCCAGGACCTACGGCCTCGGTGCGAGACTTCCGCCGCGGAGCTGGCGGGCGTCTGGGACGAGGCCGCCAGGCAACGGGTGAGGACCGCGCTGCTCGACACCCGCTTCTCCTATGCCGCCGACGCCTGGCGCGCGGTGGAAGCGCGGCTCGATCAGTACGCCGAGCGCTGGCTCGCCGCCAGCCAGGACGCCTGCGAAGCCACCCACGTGCGGCATGTGCAGTCCCCCGAGCTGCTCGACCGGCGCATGGAGTGCCTCTCTGCCCGTAAGCGCTCCCTTGCCGCTGCCACCGAGGTGTTCACCACCCATCCCGCGCGGTCGGCCGAGCGCAGTGGCGCCATCCTCGATGGCCTGGGAGACCTTGGGGTGTGCGCGGACTCGGGAGTCCTCCGGCTGGGACTGCCTCCGCCCAAGGAGACGCAGGGGCTGGAGCAGCTCGATGCGCTGCGGCGGCACCTGGCGCGCGGCGAGGCCTTGCTGGCGGCGGGAGAGCTCGCCGAGGCGAGCGCCGAGCTGGGCAAGGCCGAGCAAGTGGAGACGCGCCTGGCGTACCTACCGGCGCGGGGCGAGGTGCTGCTGCTCCGGGGACGGCTGGAGCTCCAGCACGGCCGTTCCGCCGAGGGGGAGGCCCGGCTGCGCGATGCCCTGGAGGTCGCCACCGAGAGCCGGCATGACGAGCTGGTGGCCGACACGTGGCTCACGCTCGCCCGGGACGCTGGGGCGAGCCACCGTCCCCTCGAGGAGGCGCGGGAGTGGGTACGGCAGGCCGATGCGTGGCTGCGCCGGCTGGGCCATGGAGACGACCGGCGGCGCCTCGACGTGGCGCACGCCCGGGGCAACATCCAGATGGCGGGGGGGCAGCACCGCGAGGCCGTGGAGACCTTCACCCAGGCACTGGCGGAGGCGACCGCGCGTCGCGTCGAAGAGGTCCGGCTCGTTCCGTTGCTGCGCGGCCGGGCCATCGCCTTCGCCGCGACGGGAGAGGCCCCGAAGGCCCTGGCCGACTACCAGCGGGCGCTCGCGCTGAGTCTCGCCGCCTGGGGGCCGGGCCATCCCGATGTCGCCACCACGCGGCGGGCCCTGGGGGTGCTCCAGATCGAGCGCCTGGGGCAGGTGGAGCAGGGGCGGCGCGAGATCGAACAGGCCGCCAACATCTACCGCGCGGCGCAGGGGGAGGACGCTCCGGACGTCGGCCACTGCGAGGCCGCCCTGTCCCAGGCGGAGATGTTCCGGGGCGACTACGCCGCGGCCCTGGCCCACGCCGAGCGCGCCGACGCCATCTTCGAGCGCACGCTGGGGGCCGAGCACCGCCGCCGGGGCGAGACGCTCATGGCCATCGGCGTGCTGCGCTTCATGCGCAAGGACTACGCGGGCTCGCTCACGGCCTACGAGCGGGCGCGGGGGATTCTGGAGGCCAACCTGGGGGCCGAGCACATCGACGTGGGGGTGCTCGTCAGCAACATCGGAGAGACGCTGCTGGCGCTCGGGGAGAGCGAGGCCGCGCTTCGGAACTTCGAGCAGGCGCTGGTGATCCTCCGTCGAGGCCTGGGGCCTTCGCACCCCAACCTGGCCTTCCCGCTCAAGGGTGTGGGGCTCGCCCACCTCGACCGGAGGCACTACGCCCTGGCGCGCGAGGCCTTCGAGGCGTCGCTCGCGCTGCGCGAGAAGACGCCTGGGGGAGGGGACCCGCAGGAGCTGGCCGAGACGCGCTGGGGGCTGGCACGCGCCCTGGGCGGGCTCGGGGTGGAGCCGGCGCGCCGCCGCGAGCTGTCCACCGCGGCCCTTGAGACCTACCGCACCCTGGGGCCGGACTGGGCGGACCGCGCCCGGGAGATCTCCCGCTCCCTGGCCGCGAGGTAG
- the cglE gene encoding adventurous gliding motility protein CglE produces the protein MKKCLWVAALALSSSALAATPPEGVEFKPRRGFFTETDVGVFFTLGGENAYSNAQSYLQLGVGYDLTETLSLGVHFGLGSSAANCFAGYLPNTDVCALSDNFTVAFGDVTAAYNVRLADRLYLSPKVAAGYTRLDPAPVNTEGDPGRTIHAPNAGVGVGIEYATMMDHFSVGADFMARYVIGPNIPTFALFPRVKYTF, from the coding sequence GTGAAGAAGTGTCTGTGGGTCGCCGCGCTCGCGCTGTCCTCTTCCGCACTGGCGGCCACGCCTCCAGAGGGCGTGGAGTTCAAGCCTCGGCGCGGGTTCTTCACCGAGACGGACGTCGGGGTGTTCTTCACGCTGGGCGGGGAGAACGCCTATTCGAACGCGCAGTCGTACCTGCAGCTGGGCGTGGGGTATGACCTGACGGAGACCCTGTCGCTCGGCGTTCACTTCGGGCTGGGCTCCTCGGCGGCGAACTGCTTCGCGGGCTACCTGCCGAACACGGATGTCTGTGCGCTCTCGGACAACTTCACGGTGGCGTTCGGAGACGTGACGGCGGCGTACAACGTGCGGCTGGCGGACCGGCTCTACCTGTCGCCGAAGGTGGCGGCCGGCTACACGCGGCTGGATCCGGCACCGGTGAACACGGAGGGCGATCCGGGGCGCACCATCCACGCGCCCAACGCGGGCGTGGGCGTGGGCATCGAGTACGCGACGATGATGGACCACTTCTCGGTGGGCGCGGACTTCATGGCGCGCTACGTCATCGGTCCGAACATCCCCACGTTCGCGCTGTTCCCGCGGGTGAAGTACACGTTCTGA
- a CDS encoding sensor histidine kinase, with the protein MGAILFNLALIIQFWGHWDATVVLVTVLPVMMLLNFLFIERLAKWTSRDVAETVRMIASGLSFVVYGPFVNWSVILWLYVPLNMIWLHGPGGRERTRAFFYLLLTNGAAIWAGCDPWLPVAFDMLGIISFLIAEQRTALLQSALQKVIQQQDELRQVHQRALEQEKLSSLGMMAAGVAHEINNPMSFVTSNIHSLYDELKQQTSLSKELKEYVDEVLPMTLDGVQRVNDIVADLRRFSRGDPEAYVEYDLNAEAQTALRIAHNQLLHCQVETHMEEVGRLMGRPRQIGQVLLNLLVNAGQATNAGGKVSLSTRQEGEGVFVQVRDTGAGMSPETMRKLFQPFFTTKAPGMGTGLGLAVVHGIVTAHGGRIDVQSRPGEGSCFTVYLPRTPPRTESMVTSPGSRTDLRPIE; encoded by the coding sequence GTGGGCGCGATCCTTTTCAACCTCGCGCTCATCATCCAGTTCTGGGGGCACTGGGACGCGACCGTGGTGCTCGTCACCGTGCTGCCGGTGATGATGCTGCTGAACTTCCTGTTCATCGAGCGCTTGGCGAAGTGGACGAGCCGGGACGTGGCAGAGACCGTGCGGATGATCGCCAGCGGTCTGAGCTTCGTGGTCTACGGCCCCTTCGTGAACTGGTCGGTGATCCTCTGGCTCTACGTGCCGCTGAACATGATCTGGCTGCACGGGCCCGGAGGGCGAGAGCGCACGCGGGCGTTCTTCTACCTGCTGCTCACCAACGGGGCGGCGATCTGGGCCGGGTGTGATCCGTGGTTGCCGGTGGCCTTCGACATGCTGGGCATCATCAGCTTCCTGATCGCCGAGCAGCGCACGGCGCTGCTGCAGAGCGCGCTGCAGAAGGTCATCCAGCAGCAGGACGAGCTGCGGCAGGTCCACCAGCGCGCGCTCGAGCAGGAGAAGCTCTCCAGCCTGGGGATGATGGCGGCCGGCGTGGCCCATGAGATCAACAACCCCATGAGCTTCGTCACCAGCAACATCCACTCGCTCTACGACGAGCTCAAGCAGCAGACCTCCCTGTCCAAGGAGCTGAAGGAGTACGTGGACGAGGTGCTGCCGATGACGTTGGACGGAGTCCAGCGCGTCAACGACATCGTCGCCGACCTGCGGCGCTTCTCGCGGGGAGACCCCGAGGCCTATGTCGAGTACGACCTGAACGCCGAGGCGCAGACGGCGCTGCGCATCGCCCACAACCAGCTGCTCCACTGCCAGGTGGAGACGCACATGGAAGAGGTGGGCAGGCTGATGGGCAGGCCCCGGCAGATCGGCCAGGTGCTGCTGAACCTGCTGGTGAACGCCGGCCAGGCCACGAACGCGGGGGGCAAGGTGAGCCTGTCCACGCGCCAGGAGGGGGAGGGCGTCTTCGTGCAGGTGCGGGACACGGGCGCGGGCATGTCGCCGGAGACGATGCGCAAGCTCTTCCAGCCCTTCTTCACCACCAAGGCGCCGGGCATGGGCACGGGCCTGGGGCTGGCGGTGGTCCACGGCATCGTCACCGCGCACGGCGGCCGCATCGACGTGCAGAGCCGGCCGGGCGAGGGCTCCTGTTTCACGGTGTATCTGCCGCGCACGCCGCCGCGCACCGAGTCGATGGTCACCAGCCCCGGCTCTCGAACGGACTTGCGCCCCATCGAGTGA
- a CDS encoding AgmX/PglI C-terminal domain-containing protein, producing the protein MAAAKNNGLRLRITGPDGSTVETTADTESIIVGSGAQAAVKIQDPSVSNLHLMLKVDKDGGVTAIDLGSESGTKVDGQRLMVPKPLSHGDVLTVGESRVEVLFGADEAPKIPAGAHASGKGFQGSVTQRTPTPAPAPRAAMVPEVVTPPARTMTPPGLKARQTPTPVPVAPAPAPVASVTRTPVVAPAAVAAVMKKAQTPAHLQEPLPPSALPTAEAKVLQVAMLWGDTLLEVQHFREGVPVTIGEGKGNLFNVFVPEVGARHVLAVGKGTQVELRAPAGSGVIVTTQGDVRTKDALRASGQLTPAAADKGQVFTLGLHDRAEVSFGAVSFVVRYVRPSPAIKVSTIDEADFTFFKITCITMLAAAAVLAAMLLTPRSEAPSADDILQNQQRVAKFLIAPEKKLEIKKLKLAGVEEGAKAKDEEGKFGKEEAKKQEADPSKPGTRVVDKTKKEKDRQVVGNVGLLGAFKGLKGGASDVFGPGGLGTGINNSLGGLKAGAGLGDAQGVGGLGSRGKGTGGGGTALGIGGLGTQGNGRGTGGAGGIDLGGKGKAITKVIPGKTTVIGGLDKDVIAKVIRRHQNEIKYCYESELNKNPSLAGKVAVAFTIDPTGAVAEANVAETTLSNSTAENCMLSRIRRWKFPEPKGGGVVAVTYPWLFSPSGSEDES; encoded by the coding sequence ATGGCGGCGGCGAAGAACAACGGACTGAGGCTGCGCATCACGGGACCCGACGGCTCCACGGTGGAGACCACCGCGGACACCGAGAGCATCATCGTGGGCTCGGGAGCGCAGGCGGCGGTGAAGATTCAGGACCCCAGTGTCTCCAACCTCCACCTGATGTTGAAGGTGGACAAGGACGGCGGGGTGACGGCCATCGATCTCGGCAGTGAGTCCGGGACGAAGGTGGACGGACAGCGGCTGATGGTGCCCAAGCCGCTCTCCCACGGAGACGTGCTCACGGTGGGCGAGTCCCGCGTGGAGGTGCTCTTCGGCGCGGACGAGGCGCCCAAGATCCCCGCGGGCGCGCACGCGAGCGGCAAGGGCTTCCAGGGCTCGGTGACGCAGCGCACGCCGACGCCCGCGCCCGCGCCGCGCGCCGCCATGGTGCCCGAGGTGGTCACTCCGCCCGCGCGGACGATGACGCCTCCTGGGCTCAAGGCGCGCCAGACGCCGACGCCCGTGCCGGTGGCTCCGGCGCCGGCTCCGGTCGCTTCGGTGACTCGGACCCCGGTGGTGGCTCCGGCCGCGGTGGCGGCGGTGATGAAGAAGGCCCAGACGCCGGCGCACCTGCAGGAGCCGCTGCCTCCCAGCGCGCTGCCGACCGCCGAGGCGAAGGTGCTCCAGGTGGCGATGCTCTGGGGCGACACGCTGCTCGAGGTGCAGCACTTCCGCGAGGGCGTGCCCGTCACCATCGGCGAGGGCAAGGGCAACCTCTTCAACGTCTTCGTTCCCGAGGTGGGCGCGCGTCACGTGCTCGCGGTGGGCAAGGGCACCCAGGTGGAGCTGCGCGCCCCGGCTGGCTCGGGCGTCATCGTCACCACGCAGGGCGATGTGCGGACCAAGGACGCGCTGCGCGCCTCGGGCCAGCTCACCCCGGCGGCGGCCGACAAGGGCCAGGTCTTCACCCTGGGCCTGCATGATCGGGCCGAGGTCTCGTTCGGAGCGGTCTCCTTCGTGGTCCGCTACGTGCGCCCCTCGCCGGCCATCAAGGTGTCGACCATCGATGAGGCGGACTTCACCTTCTTCAAGATCACCTGCATCACCATGCTGGCCGCCGCGGCCGTGCTGGCGGCCATGCTGCTCACGCCGCGCTCGGAGGCGCCCTCGGCGGATGACATCCTCCAGAATCAGCAGCGGGTGGCCAAGTTCCTCATCGCCCCGGAGAAGAAGCTCGAGATCAAGAAGCTGAAGCTGGCCGGGGTGGAGGAGGGCGCCAAGGCGAAGGACGAGGAGGGCAAGTTCGGCAAGGAAGAGGCCAAGAAGCAGGAGGCCGATCCCTCCAAGCCCGGCACTCGCGTGGTGGACAAGACCAAGAAGGAGAAGGACCGGCAGGTGGTGGGCAACGTGGGCCTGCTGGGCGCCTTCAAGGGCCTCAAGGGCGGCGCCTCGGACGTGTTCGGTCCGGGTGGCCTGGGCACTGGCATCAACAACTCGCTCGGTGGCCTGAAGGCCGGCGCGGGGCTCGGGGATGCGCAGGGCGTGGGCGGGCTCGGCTCGCGCGGCAAGGGCACCGGCGGTGGCGGCACGGCGCTGGGCATCGGCGGCCTGGGCACTCAGGGCAACGGGCGCGGCACCGGCGGCGCGGGCGGCATCGACCTGGGTGGCAAGGGCAAGGCCATCACCAAGGTCATCCCCGGCAAGACGACGGTCATCGGCGGCCTGGACAAGGACGTCATCGCCAAGGTGATTCGGCGTCACCAGAATGAGATCAAATACTGCTACGAGTCGGAATTGAACAAGAACCCCAGCCTCGCGGGCAAGGTGGCGGTGGCCTTCACCATCGACCCGACGGGCGCGGTCGCCGAGGCCAATGTGGCGGAGACGACGCTGAGCAACTCCACGGCGGAGAACTGCATGCTCTCGCGCATCCGCCGCTGGAAGTTCCCCGAGCCCAAGGGCGGCGGCGTGGTGGCCGTCACGTACCCCTGGCTCTTCTCTCCCTCGGGCAGCGAGGACGAGAGCTGA
- a CDS encoding tetratricopeptide repeat protein gives MTITRTLATAALAFTTACATAPQVKSTPTASVAPTTAPAKAAAPAPRPAPPGAGPNELFASALASFDAGDYEASRKGFEQVVEKAPQSLNAQFNLGLIAERQGRLADAQTAYEKVLFLDANHQPSLLNLGRLYRVQEKFDLAISLYEKALKAPGREHDVALLNNLTVAYRLAGRFEQAEATARSVLARSKDNPDAYKNLALIYYDQGQYRLAELVSGNARKLAENDPGVYNNLGMIYLKLNDRPRALAQFQKAVSLDEKFAPGHMNIGAMALSYRDYVGAERAFARAVELDPLTYEGQLYFAFALDGQKGRDPKKGLAAGEAFEKVLAVRPDHPEAVCGAGWAYAAERGGWDKALSFLDRCKGLQSTTPQDRQMIDAKVQGIQAMQKSGQLQPAADAKKEGAPAGDGSLLNKVSEEAERQEGPPPEEVNPGAEPTPAEPAPTEGTPAAAPESAAPEAPAATPAPSPAP, from the coding sequence ATGACGATCACCCGCACGCTCGCCACCGCCGCCCTGGCTTTCACCACGGCGTGCGCCACGGCGCCTCAGGTCAAGTCCACGCCCACCGCCTCGGTGGCGCCCACGACGGCGCCCGCCAAGGCCGCCGCTCCGGCGCCTCGGCCTGCGCCTCCGGGGGCTGGTCCCAACGAGCTGTTCGCCTCGGCGCTCGCGTCCTTCGACGCCGGCGACTACGAGGCCTCGCGCAAGGGCTTCGAGCAGGTGGTGGAGAAGGCGCCGCAGAGCCTCAACGCCCAGTTCAACCTGGGCCTCATCGCCGAGCGCCAGGGCCGGCTCGCCGATGCCCAGACCGCCTACGAGAAGGTCCTCTTCCTGGACGCCAACCACCAGCCCTCGCTGCTGAACCTGGGCCGGCTCTACCGCGTGCAGGAGAAGTTCGACCTGGCCATCTCGTTGTACGAGAAGGCCCTGAAGGCTCCGGGCCGCGAGCACGACGTGGCGCTGCTCAACAACCTCACCGTGGCCTACCGGCTGGCGGGCCGCTTCGAGCAGGCCGAGGCCACCGCCCGCAGCGTGCTGGCCCGCAGCAAGGACAACCCGGACGCGTACAAGAACCTGGCCCTCATCTACTATGACCAGGGCCAGTACCGGCTCGCCGAGCTGGTGAGCGGCAACGCGCGCAAGCTCGCGGAGAACGATCCGGGCGTCTACAACAACCTGGGGATGATCTACCTGAAGCTGAACGATCGTCCGCGCGCGCTGGCCCAGTTCCAGAAGGCCGTGTCGCTCGATGAGAAGTTCGCCCCGGGCCACATGAACATCGGCGCCATGGCGCTCTCGTACCGCGACTACGTGGGCGCCGAGCGCGCCTTCGCCCGGGCGGTGGAGCTCGATCCGCTCACCTACGAAGGCCAGCTCTACTTCGCCTTCGCGCTGGACGGGCAGAAGGGCCGCGACCCCAAGAAGGGCCTGGCCGCGGGCGAGGCCTTCGAGAAGGTGCTCGCCGTGCGCCCCGACCACCCGGAGGCCGTGTGCGGCGCCGGCTGGGCCTATGCCGCCGAGCGCGGCGGCTGGGACAAGGCGCTGTCCTTCCTCGACCGCTGCAAGGGGCTGCAGAGCACCACGCCGCAGGACCGGCAGATGATCGACGCCAAGGTGCAGGGGATCCAGGCGATGCAGAAGAGCGGGCAGCTCCAGCCCGCCGCCGACGCCAAGAAGGAGGGTGCGCCCGCTGGCGACGGCTCCCTGCTCAACAAGGTCTCCGAGGAGGCCGAGCGCCAGGAGGGGCCTCCTCCCGAGGAGGTCAACCCCGGCGCCGAGCCGACCCCCGCCGAGCCCGCGCCCACCGAGGGCACTCCCGCCGCCGCTCCCGAGAGCGCGGCCCCGGAGGCCCCGGCCGCCACGCCTGCTCCCTCGCCCGCTCCGTGA